From one Rosa rugosa chromosome 4, drRosRugo1.1, whole genome shotgun sequence genomic stretch:
- the LOC133746168 gene encoding zinc finger transcription factor YY1 isoform X2, with the protein MDTQFHHNYFERRTIFRSKAPAVRWVKQWVPQDVVATGGKCSLLKWVTEGTVKALNEKSNELVAPEPEPEPTTEVLFLCSYEGCGKTFIDAGALRKHSHIHGERQYVCHYEGCGKKFLDSSKLKRHFLIHTGERDFVCPHEGCGKAFSLDFNLRSHMKTHSQENYHICPYPECGKRYAHEYKLKNHISSHHEKNVPVDVPKYTVPPSEKQTKTPKPSAGVYGSASSDRPYACPYEGCEKAYIHEYKLKLHLRREHPGHMSDENAEHALNTADNEMDEASDQDVYAGKRVNGKSQKTNRAKPNLKFPPAKVRKGSTPSQATTNTMKKPWPVKEVVYEEDSEETEEDRDNVEDGWRYAGNNDDDDEETEDED; encoded by the exons ATGGATACCCAATTCCATCACAATTATTTCGAGAGGCGCACCATCTTCAGATCCAAAGCTCCCGCTGTTAGATGGGTTAAACAATG GGTTCCGCAGGATGTCGTAGCAACAGGTGGAAAGTGCTCTCTCTTGAAATGGGTCACAG AGGGTACAGTAAAGGCTTTGAATGAGAAATCAAATGAGCTAGTGGCACCAGAGCCAGAACCAGAACCTACAACTGAAGTCCTTTTTCTTTGCAGCTATGAAGGCTGTGGGAAGACCTTTATTGATGCTGGTGCTTTGAGGAAGCATTCTCACATACATGGGGAGAGACAGTATGTTTGTCACTATGAGGGTTGTGGGAAG AAATTTTTGGATAGTTCAAAGTTGAAACGACACTTTCTCATTCATACTGGTGAAAGAGATTTTGTATGCCCTCATGAAGGCTGTGGTAAG GCATTCTCCCTGGATTTCAACCTACGGTCTCACATGAAAACACATTCACAAGAGAACTATCATATATGCCCATACCCAGAATGTGGAAAGAGATATGCACATGAGTACAAGCTTAAAAACCACatttcatctcaccatgaaaaG AATGTGCCTGTGGATGTGCCTAAGTATACTGTTCCACCTTCAGAGAAGCAAACAAAAACTCCCAAGCCTTCTGCAGGGGTTTATGGTTCTGCATCATCTGATCGCCCTTATGCCTGCCCTTATGAAGGGTGTGAAAAAGCCTACATCCATGAATACAAGCTTAAACTACATCTGAGGAGAGAGCATCCTGGTCATATGTCTGATGAAAATGCTGAGCATGCCCTTAATACTGCTGACAATGAGATGGACGAAGCCAGTGATCAAGATGTCTATGCGGGAAAACGTGTGAATGGCAAAAGCCAGAAAACAAATAGGGCCAAGCCGAATTTGAAGTTCCCGCCTGCCAAAGTGCGCAAGGGCTCAACTCCATCTCAGGCCACTACGAACACAATGAAAAAGCCGTGGCCAGTCAAAGAAGTAGTTTATGAAGAAGATAGTGAAGAAACGGAGGAGGACCGTGACAATGTAGAGGATGGTTGGAGGTATGCCGGAAACAACgacgatgatgatgaagaaacagAAGATGAAGACTAG
- the LOC133746168 gene encoding zinc finger transcription factor YY1 isoform X1, giving the protein MDTQFHHNYFERRTIFRSKAPAVRWVKQWVPQDVVATGGKCSLLKWVTEGTVKALNEKSNELVAPEPEPEPTTEVLFLCSYEGCGKTFIDAGALRKHSHIHGERQYVCHYEGCGKKFLDSSKLKRHFLIHTGERDFVCPHEGCGKAFSLDFNLRSHMKTHSQENYHICPYPECGKRYAHEYKLKNHISSHHEKLQNVPVDVPKYTVPPSEKQTKTPKPSAGVYGSASSDRPYACPYEGCEKAYIHEYKLKLHLRREHPGHMSDENAEHALNTADNEMDEASDQDVYAGKRVNGKSQKTNRAKPNLKFPPAKVRKGSTPSQATTNTMKKPWPVKEVVYEEDSEETEEDRDNVEDGWRYAGNNDDDDEETEDED; this is encoded by the exons ATGGATACCCAATTCCATCACAATTATTTCGAGAGGCGCACCATCTTCAGATCCAAAGCTCCCGCTGTTAGATGGGTTAAACAATG GGTTCCGCAGGATGTCGTAGCAACAGGTGGAAAGTGCTCTCTCTTGAAATGGGTCACAG AGGGTACAGTAAAGGCTTTGAATGAGAAATCAAATGAGCTAGTGGCACCAGAGCCAGAACCAGAACCTACAACTGAAGTCCTTTTTCTTTGCAGCTATGAAGGCTGTGGGAAGACCTTTATTGATGCTGGTGCTTTGAGGAAGCATTCTCACATACATGGGGAGAGACAGTATGTTTGTCACTATGAGGGTTGTGGGAAG AAATTTTTGGATAGTTCAAAGTTGAAACGACACTTTCTCATTCATACTGGTGAAAGAGATTTTGTATGCCCTCATGAAGGCTGTGGTAAG GCATTCTCCCTGGATTTCAACCTACGGTCTCACATGAAAACACATTCACAAGAGAACTATCATATATGCCCATACCCAGAATGTGGAAAGAGATATGCACATGAGTACAAGCTTAAAAACCACatttcatctcaccatgaaaaG TTGCAGAATGTGCCTGTGGATGTGCCTAAGTATACTGTTCCACCTTCAGAGAAGCAAACAAAAACTCCCAAGCCTTCTGCAGGGGTTTATGGTTCTGCATCATCTGATCGCCCTTATGCCTGCCCTTATGAAGGGTGTGAAAAAGCCTACATCCATGAATACAAGCTTAAACTACATCTGAGGAGAGAGCATCCTGGTCATATGTCTGATGAAAATGCTGAGCATGCCCTTAATACTGCTGACAATGAGATGGACGAAGCCAGTGATCAAGATGTCTATGCGGGAAAACGTGTGAATGGCAAAAGCCAGAAAACAAATAGGGCCAAGCCGAATTTGAAGTTCCCGCCTGCCAAAGTGCGCAAGGGCTCAACTCCATCTCAGGCCACTACGAACACAATGAAAAAGCCGTGGCCAGTCAAAGAAGTAGTTTATGAAGAAGATAGTGAAGAAACGGAGGAGGACCGTGACAATGTAGAGGATGGTTGGAGGTATGCCGGAAACAACgacgatgatgatgaagaaacagAAGATGAAGACTAG
- the LOC133746168 gene encoding zinc finger transcription factor YY1 isoform X3, translating into MDTQFHHNYFERRTIFRSKAPAVRWVKQWVPQDVVATGGKCSLLKWVTVKALNEKSNELVAPEPEPEPTTEVLFLCSYEGCGKTFIDAGALRKHSHIHGERQYVCHYEGCGKKFLDSSKLKRHFLIHTGERDFVCPHEGCGKAFSLDFNLRSHMKTHSQENYHICPYPECGKRYAHEYKLKNHISSHHEKLQNVPVDVPKYTVPPSEKQTKTPKPSAGVYGSASSDRPYACPYEGCEKAYIHEYKLKLHLRREHPGHMSDENAEHALNTADNEMDEASDQDVYAGKRVNGKSQKTNRAKPNLKFPPAKVRKGSTPSQATTNTMKKPWPVKEVVYEEDSEETEEDRDNVEDGWRYAGNNDDDDEETEDED; encoded by the exons ATGGATACCCAATTCCATCACAATTATTTCGAGAGGCGCACCATCTTCAGATCCAAAGCTCCCGCTGTTAGATGGGTTAAACAATG GGTTCCGCAGGATGTCGTAGCAACAGGTGGAAAGTGCTCTCTCTTGAAATGGGTCACAG TAAAGGCTTTGAATGAGAAATCAAATGAGCTAGTGGCACCAGAGCCAGAACCAGAACCTACAACTGAAGTCCTTTTTCTTTGCAGCTATGAAGGCTGTGGGAAGACCTTTATTGATGCTGGTGCTTTGAGGAAGCATTCTCACATACATGGGGAGAGACAGTATGTTTGTCACTATGAGGGTTGTGGGAAG AAATTTTTGGATAGTTCAAAGTTGAAACGACACTTTCTCATTCATACTGGTGAAAGAGATTTTGTATGCCCTCATGAAGGCTGTGGTAAG GCATTCTCCCTGGATTTCAACCTACGGTCTCACATGAAAACACATTCACAAGAGAACTATCATATATGCCCATACCCAGAATGTGGAAAGAGATATGCACATGAGTACAAGCTTAAAAACCACatttcatctcaccatgaaaaG TTGCAGAATGTGCCTGTGGATGTGCCTAAGTATACTGTTCCACCTTCAGAGAAGCAAACAAAAACTCCCAAGCCTTCTGCAGGGGTTTATGGTTCTGCATCATCTGATCGCCCTTATGCCTGCCCTTATGAAGGGTGTGAAAAAGCCTACATCCATGAATACAAGCTTAAACTACATCTGAGGAGAGAGCATCCTGGTCATATGTCTGATGAAAATGCTGAGCATGCCCTTAATACTGCTGACAATGAGATGGACGAAGCCAGTGATCAAGATGTCTATGCGGGAAAACGTGTGAATGGCAAAAGCCAGAAAACAAATAGGGCCAAGCCGAATTTGAAGTTCCCGCCTGCCAAAGTGCGCAAGGGCTCAACTCCATCTCAGGCCACTACGAACACAATGAAAAAGCCGTGGCCAGTCAAAGAAGTAGTTTATGAAGAAGATAGTGAAGAAACGGAGGAGGACCGTGACAATGTAGAGGATGGTTGGAGGTATGCCGGAAACAACgacgatgatgatgaagaaacagAAGATGAAGACTAG
- the LOC133746168 gene encoding zinc finger transcription factor YY1 isoform X4, with product MGSAGCRSNRWKVLSLEMGHSYEGCGKTFIDAGALRKHSHIHGERQYVCHYEGCGKKFLDSSKLKRHFLIHTGERDFVCPHEGCGKAFSLDFNLRSHMKTHSQENYHICPYPECGKRYAHEYKLKNHISSHHEKLQNVPVDVPKYTVPPSEKQTKTPKPSAGVYGSASSDRPYACPYEGCEKAYIHEYKLKLHLRREHPGHMSDENAEHALNTADNEMDEASDQDVYAGKRVNGKSQKTNRAKPNLKFPPAKVRKGSTPSQATTNTMKKPWPVKEVVYEEDSEETEEDRDNVEDGWRYAGNNDDDDEETEDED from the exons ATG GGTTCCGCAGGATGTCGTAGCAACAGGTGGAAAGTGCTCTCTCTTGAAATGGGTCACAG CTATGAAGGCTGTGGGAAGACCTTTATTGATGCTGGTGCTTTGAGGAAGCATTCTCACATACATGGGGAGAGACAGTATGTTTGTCACTATGAGGGTTGTGGGAAG AAATTTTTGGATAGTTCAAAGTTGAAACGACACTTTCTCATTCATACTGGTGAAAGAGATTTTGTATGCCCTCATGAAGGCTGTGGTAAG GCATTCTCCCTGGATTTCAACCTACGGTCTCACATGAAAACACATTCACAAGAGAACTATCATATATGCCCATACCCAGAATGTGGAAAGAGATATGCACATGAGTACAAGCTTAAAAACCACatttcatctcaccatgaaaaG TTGCAGAATGTGCCTGTGGATGTGCCTAAGTATACTGTTCCACCTTCAGAGAAGCAAACAAAAACTCCCAAGCCTTCTGCAGGGGTTTATGGTTCTGCATCATCTGATCGCCCTTATGCCTGCCCTTATGAAGGGTGTGAAAAAGCCTACATCCATGAATACAAGCTTAAACTACATCTGAGGAGAGAGCATCCTGGTCATATGTCTGATGAAAATGCTGAGCATGCCCTTAATACTGCTGACAATGAGATGGACGAAGCCAGTGATCAAGATGTCTATGCGGGAAAACGTGTGAATGGCAAAAGCCAGAAAACAAATAGGGCCAAGCCGAATTTGAAGTTCCCGCCTGCCAAAGTGCGCAAGGGCTCAACTCCATCTCAGGCCACTACGAACACAATGAAAAAGCCGTGGCCAGTCAAAGAAGTAGTTTATGAAGAAGATAGTGAAGAAACGGAGGAGGACCGTGACAATGTAGAGGATGGTTGGAGGTATGCCGGAAACAACgacgatgatgatgaagaaacagAAGATGAAGACTAG
- the LOC133743876 gene encoding probable magnesium transporter NIPA4: MATQVQSPMSWRDSYRGMSSDNIKGLVLALSSSLFIGASFIVKKKGLKKAGASGIRAGVGGYSYLYEPLWWVGMITMIVGEVANFAAYAFAPAILVTPLGALSIIISAVLAHIILREKLHIFGILGCALCVVGSTTIVLHAPQEREIESVTEVWALAMEPGFLFYAALVITAVFILIFHFIPQYGQTHIMVYIGVCSLVGSLSVMSVKALGIALKLTLSGMNQLVYPQTWVFTLVVITCVLTQMNYLNKALDTFNTAVVSPIYYVMFTSLTILASVIMFKDWDRQSPTQVITEMCGFVTILGGTFLLHRTKDMTDGLTTSMSSLRLSKHAEEDGMDGAEGIPLRRQDSSRS, from the exons ATGGCGACTCAGGTTCAGAGCCCGATGAGCTGGAGAGACTCGTACAGAGGCATGTCCTCTGACAACATTAAGGGTTTGGTTCTTGCTTTGTCTTCAAGCTTGTTTATTGGTGCTAGTTTCATAGTCAAGAAAAAGGGCTTGAAGAAGGCTGGGGCTTCTGGCATCCGAGCAG GAGTGGGAGGATATTCATACCTATATGAGCCACTTTGGTGGGTGGGCATGATAACAA TGATTGTAGGAGAAGTTGCTAATTTTGCGGCTTATGCATTTGCGCCAGCTATACTAGTAACTCCTCTTGGCGCTCTCAGCATAATTATCAG TGCTGTGCTTGCACATATTATTTTAAGGGAGAAGCTGCATATCTTTGGGATTCTTGGTTGTGCTTTATGTGTTGTTGGTTCTACAACAATTGTTTTACATGCTCCTCAAGAACGTGAGATTGAATCTGTAACAGAAGTTTGGGCTCTTGCCATGGAACCAG gttTTCTATTTTATGCAGCTCTTGTCATAACTGCTGTTTTTATACTTATATTCCACTTCATCCCGCAATATGGCCAGACACACATAATGGTTTACATTGGAGTTTGTTCGCTTGTAGGTTCCTTGTCG GTCATGAGTGTTAAAGCACTTGGAATTGCTCTGAAGTTGACGTTATCCGGAATGAATCAACTAGTCTATCCCCAAACTTGGGTCTTCACTTTAGTTGTAATTACTTGTGTGCTCACCCAAATGAATTACTTGAACAAG GCACTTGATACATTCAACACAGCCGTGGTATCTCCTATATACTATGTTATGTTCACATCACTAACTATTCTGGCTAGTGTGATCATGTTTAAG GATTGGGACAGACAGAGTCCAACACAAGTTATCACAGAAATGTGTGGCTTTGTGACTATACTTGGAGGAACTTTTCTTCTTCACAGAACAAAGGATATGACTGACG GTTTGACAACATCAATGTCCTCTTTGCGACTATCTAAGCATGCAGAGGAGGATGGAATGGATGGTGCTGAAGGCATCCCACTCAGGCGGCAGGATAGCTCAAGATCATGA